The Linepithema humile isolate Giens D197 chromosome 7, Lhum_UNIL_v1.0, whole genome shotgun sequence genome has a window encoding:
- the LOC137000964 gene encoding uncharacterized protein, translating to MIKIYTFQLHLAVLKIKKNCCFFCKKLHTKIARHLETIHSNEDEVKKFSLLPKKCRERLKIIDTIRRKGNFQYNTDSNIGKGDLIVCRRPQASKNKEVKDYLPCAKCHGFFSKISLRQHFYRCTGRNSKHTKAVTVLGRSILGRVHSAANRKLRSVILPVIREDDVCRVIRYDKLVILYGNKLSIKYKLQHQHDMIRAHLRLLGRFLLTIKESNKDIIDLESIYYPKFYEDVISTVNKVAGLDDEVGIYSKPTTAAMLGTLIKKVGHLLITECIKRQDNERKVLVKDFLELLTEDYGTSVNKTVMETRLQHQRQKNDDLPSLDDIAKLYMYLKCKRQKACDDLTNEYTYETWLTLTECTLTSVQLFNRKRAGEIERMLIADFEQYKGIDLDTTDLFKKISLKAQEAAKKYVRFVIRGKLGRTVPVILNCSLLECIKLILQFRENAKVSAENPYIFGLPSYNRKRFKYLRACVLMRKFSEDCNAKVAHLLRGTKLRKHIATFCASMELADTEISDLANFMGHAEKIHREVYRQPIISRDILNITQHLEAAHGCDSQSTEESFSEDSSNNDEQDIRGENIEAAINEETNDNSSFDNTSKSGIANVPKIKRRSSSPHGHIKRKRWSECEKTVVLTAFDEIIRNGKLPSLQAIHEVIKQNSCLRHRPVFIVISYI from the exons ATGATAAAGATTTATACATTCCAACTTCATCTAGCAgtactaaagataaaaaaaaattgttgcttcttttgtaaaaagttacaTACGAAGATAGCACGTCATTTGGAGACCATTCATTCCAATGAAGAtgaagttaaaaaattcagtttactgcctaaaaaatgtagagaaagattgaaaataatagatacAATTAGACGCAAAGGAAATTTTCAGTACAACACTGACAGTAATATCGGGAAAGGTGATTTAATTGTCTGTCGAAGACCACAAGCTTCAAAAAATAAGGAAGTTAAAGATTATTTACCTTGCGCTAAATGTCATGGctttttctccaaaatttCACTTCgccaacatttttatcgatgtACTGGTCGTAATAGCAAGCACACTAAAGCTGTAACAGTTTTGGGACGTTCAATTTTAGGTAGAGTACATAGCGCGGCTAACAGAAAATTACGATCTGTAATATTACCTGTGATAAGAGAGGATGATGTGTGTCGTGTAATAAGATATGATAAACTCGTTATTTTATATGGTAACAAGTtgtctattaaatataaacttcaaCACCAGCATGACATGATCCGCGCACACCTAAGACTGTTAGGCCGTTTTCTGTTAACTATTAAAGAgagtaataaagatataattgatttggaatctatatattatccaaaattttatgaagacGTTATTAGTACAGTTAACAAAGTAGCGGGTTTAGATGATGAAGTAGGAATTTATTCTAAACCTACTACAGCAGCCATGTTGggaacattaataaaaaaagttggtCACCTACTCATTACGGAATGCATAAAACGTCAAGATAATGAGAGAAAAGTTTTAGTCAAAgactttttagaattattaacagaagATTATGGTACCAGTGTTAACAAAACAGTTATGGAAACACGCTTACAACATCaaagacaaaaaaatgatGATCTTCCATCATTGGATGACATAGCTAAATTGTATATGTACTTAAAATGTAAACGACAGAAAGCATGTGACGATTTAACGAACGAATACACATATGAAACTTGGTTGACATTGACAGAATGTACGTTAACCTCAGTTCAATTATTCAATCGTAAACGAGCTGGTGAAATTGAACGCATGCTTATAGCAGATTTTGAACAGTATAAAGGTATTGATCTAGACACAACTgatctctttaaaaaaatttcattaaaagcaCAAGAAGCAGCAAAGAAATATGTACGCTTTGTGATTAGAGGCAAACTTGGTCGCACAGTACCTGTGATATTAAATTGCAGTTTATtagaatgtataaaattaatactacaATTTCGCGAAAACGCGAAAGTTTCTGCAGAAAATCCATACATCTTTGGTCTTCCAAGCTATAATCGAAaacgttttaaatatttaagagcTTGTGTTCTTATGAGAAAATTTTCTGAAGATTGTAATGCAAAAGTTGCACATTTATTACGCGGCACTAAGCTAAGAAAGCACATTGCTACATTTTGTGCAAGTATGGAGCTTGCTGACACAGAAATATCTGATCTTGCAAACTTCATGGGACATGCTGAAAAAATACACAGGGAAGTGTACAGGCAACCCATTATTAGTCgtgatattttgaatattacacAACATTTAGAAGCGGCTCATGGATGTGATTCTCAAAGTACAGAGGAAAGTTTCAGTGAAGATAGTAGCAACAATGATGAACAAGATATTAGGGGAGAAAATATAGAAGCAGCTATAAATGAAG AAACAAATGATAATAGCTCATTTGATAATACATCTAAATCAGGAATTGCAAATGtaccaaaaattaaaagacggTCTa GTTCTCCACATGGTCACATAAAGCGAAAACGATGGAGTGAATGTGAAAAAACAGTGGTGCTAACAGCATTCGATGAAATCATAAGAAAT